The Thermasporomyces composti region GGCGACCCGAGATCGACGTGGTTCTGGATCGCCTGGAGGAGCTCGACGGACGGCCTCCGATCCAGCACGTCAGCATCTACGAGGACATCCACCGGCGCCTCCACGACGTCCTGCTGGAGGCGGGAGAGTCCAGTGACCAGGCGACCGGAAGGTCGTGAGCGAGCCGCTCGGCTGGACGTGGCATTGGTGCGCCGAGGCTTGGCCCGCTCCCGTTCCCACGCGGTCGAGCTGATCCAGGCAGGTCGAGTGCGGGTCGGCCAGCGCCGAGCCGTCAAGGCGGCTATGCCGGTTCCCGCCGACGTCGTGGTGACGGTCGACCAGGACGCCGTCGAGTACGTCTCTCGTGGCGGCCACAAGCTCGCGGGCGCCCTCGCCGCCTTCCAGCCACAGGGCCTGCGGGTCACCGGTCGGCGGTGCCTGGACGCGGGCGCCTCGACGGGCGGCTTCACCGACGTCCTGCTCCGGGCGGGCGCGTCGACGGTGGTCGCCGTCGACGTCGGTCACGACCAGCTCGCACCCTCGCTCCGCGCCCACCCAGCGGTCGAGGTCCACGAGCGAACCCACGTCCGTGACCTCACCGTGGAACGGATCGGCGGCCCGGTCGACCTCATCGTCGCGGACTTGTCCTTCATCTCCCTCACTCACGTGCTGCCGACCCTGAGCCAGCTGATCGTCGACGACGGTGACCTCGTCCCGCTGGTCAAACCACAGTTCGAGGTGGGGCGCGACGGTCTGGATCGCAACGGGGTGGTTCGTGACGCCGCCCTGCGCGCGCACGCGGTTCGCAAGGTCGCTCACGCTGCCGCGGAGGTCGGGCTCGGCGTCGCTGGCGTGGTCGCCAGCCCGCTACCCGGCCCGACCGGCAACCGGGAGTACTTCCTGTGGCTGCGACGGGGAGCGGCCCCACTCGACGAGATCGAGCTCGCCCGCGTCTTCGCGAAGGAGACGTCACCGTGAACCAGGACCGCACGGTTCTCCTCGTCGTCCACACCGGGCGTCCCGAGGCGGTCAGCCTCGCCAGGGCCGCGGCGGATCGTCTCCACGACGCCGGCATTCGCGTGCGGGTGCTCCGGTCCGAGGCCGACGAGCTGGCTCTCGCCAGCGCCGAGGTCGTCGAGGCATCAGGCGATGCCGCCGCCGGCTGCGAGATCGTCATGGTGCTCGGAGGGGACGGCACGATCCTGCGCAGTGCCGAGGTCGCTCGGACGACGCGGACTCCGATCCTCGGCGTCAACCTCGGTCACGTCGGCTTCCTGGCCGAGTCCGAACGCGACGACCTGGCCGCGACCATCGACCACGTCGTCCACCGCAGGTACGCGGTCGAGGAGCGGATGACGCTCGACGTGACGGTGACGCTCGACGGAGTCGTGACCGCCCGGCAGTGGGCGCTCAACGACGCCAGCCTGGAGAAGTCCGCTCGAGAACGCATGCTGGAGATCGTCGTCGAGGTGGACGGTCGGCCCTTGTCCCGGTGGGGCGGTGACGGCATCGTGGCGTCGACGCCGACCGGTTCGACGGCGTACGCGTTCTCAGCTGGCGGTCCGATCGTCTGGCCGGA contains the following coding sequences:
- a CDS encoding NAD kinase, yielding MNQDRTVLLVVHTGRPEAVSLARAAADRLHDAGIRVRVLRSEADELALASAEVVEASGDAAAGCEIVMVLGGDGTILRSAEVARTTRTPILGVNLGHVGFLAESERDDLAATIDHVVHRRYAVEERMTLDVTVTLDGVVTARQWALNDASLEKSARERMLEIVVEVDGRPLSRWGGDGIVASTPTGSTAYAFSAGGPIVWPEVEAILAVPLSAHALFARPLVVSPRSVIAVELLQHYNAGPGVLWCDGRRTESVPPGSRVEIRRGDLPVRLARFHQAPFTDRLVRKFDLPVHGWRGRVRRERREPELSADLRNPPDVDAAP
- a CDS encoding TlyA family RNA methyltransferase codes for the protein MTRRPEGRERAARLDVALVRRGLARSRSHAVELIQAGRVRVGQRRAVKAAMPVPADVVVTVDQDAVEYVSRGGHKLAGALAAFQPQGLRVTGRRCLDAGASTGGFTDVLLRAGASTVVAVDVGHDQLAPSLRAHPAVEVHERTHVRDLTVERIGGPVDLIVADLSFISLTHVLPTLSQLIVDDGDLVPLVKPQFEVGRDGLDRNGVVRDAALRAHAVRKVAHAAAEVGLGVAGVVASPLPGPTGNREYFLWLRRGAAPLDEIELARVFAKETSP